Proteins encoded together in one Acidobacteriota bacterium window:
- a CDS encoding DUF1592 domain-containing protein has protein sequence MKSVGSITLGAMFVCLGLVVALAGQQPAPKAPAATTGKPGSVPTSAPGATVGKPATTKPVSSHAAAKPVLASTISHEEQNALVKRYCAGCHSDRAKAGNLSLASFDAAKVGHESDIAERMIRKMQASMMPPPGMPRPEPAVYQKFITSLETTVDSYARANPNPGGRTFQRLNRPEYSRAIKELLDLDVDAGRWLPLDTMSANFDNIADEQALSPTLLESYLNGAADISRMAVGDKDAPSIDSTYTNPSYMSQHPWDYVEGAPYGTRGGMVVNHVFPADGEYAFEMTFNAGENTRFEDIDISIDGERLALVEYELINIAGADGRGQTPLRTEPFLVRAGQRKVAAAFVRKIDGPYEDLIRPHDWSYAGGGSGGSGITTLPHMRDLVIRGPLKTTGISTTSSRQKVFTCRPTSPGDEAACARQIVTRLGATAYRRPLAAAEVDRLMPFYESSAAKGGFEMGVRGALEAILASPHFIFRLERAPTDARSGGTYRVADVDLASRLSFFIWGLPPDKELLDAAAKRELSSAAGLEKHARRMLADPRSEGLADRFAAQWLRLQDVEKVHPDPNFYPNFDENLAEAMRNETRLFFASLVKDDRSILDLLTADYTFLNERLARHYGYRGVTGNQFRRFTYPDDSRRGVLGQGSVLVQTSMANRTSPVLRGKWVMEVLLGTPPPPPPPDVPDLEAAGEAKEGRLLTTREKMEIHRKNATCNSCHRFMDPIGLALDNFDVTGKWRVRENGMPLDTTGDFYDGTPVTSLAELSAVLSKRPTPLVRNFTDNLMAYALGRRVEYYDQPTIRAIAKSAEASNYKLSSFVLGVVKSDAFRMKRVETEVTTTETKAGR, from the coding sequence ATGAAAAGCGTCGGTTCCATCACCCTGGGCGCAATGTTCGTGTGCCTCGGGCTCGTAGTCGCACTCGCGGGACAGCAACCCGCCCCTAAGGCGCCAGCCGCCACCACGGGCAAGCCGGGATCTGTACCCACTTCCGCGCCCGGCGCTACGGTGGGCAAGCCCGCGACGACCAAGCCTGTTTCCTCGCACGCCGCCGCGAAGCCGGTGCTGGCGTCAACCATTTCCCACGAAGAACAGAACGCGCTCGTCAAGCGCTACTGCGCCGGGTGCCACAGCGATCGCGCCAAGGCGGGCAATCTGTCGCTTGCGTCCTTCGATGCCGCGAAGGTCGGTCACGAGTCCGACATCGCCGAGCGGATGATCCGCAAGATGCAGGCGAGCATGATGCCGCCGCCCGGCATGCCGCGGCCCGAACCGGCCGTCTACCAGAAGTTCATCACCTCGCTCGAGACGACCGTCGACAGCTACGCGCGGGCCAACCCGAATCCCGGCGGCCGCACGTTCCAGCGGCTGAACCGCCCCGAGTACTCGCGCGCCATCAAGGAACTGCTCGACCTCGACGTCGATGCCGGCCGCTGGCTGCCGCTCGACACGATGAGCGCGAACTTCGACAACATCGCCGACGAACAGGCGCTGTCGCCGACGCTGCTCGAGTCGTACTTGAACGGCGCCGCCGACATCAGCCGCATGGCGGTGGGCGACAAGGACGCGCCGTCGATCGACTCCACTTACACCAACCCGAGCTACATGTCCCAGCACCCGTGGGACTACGTCGAGGGCGCGCCCTACGGCACCCGCGGCGGCATGGTGGTGAATCACGTGTTCCCGGCCGACGGCGAATACGCCTTCGAGATGACCTTCAATGCCGGTGAGAACACCCGCTTCGAGGACATCGACATCTCGATCGACGGCGAACGGCTGGCGCTGGTCGAGTACGAACTGATCAACATTGCCGGCGCCGACGGCCGCGGCCAGACGCCGCTGCGCACCGAGCCGTTCCTGGTGCGCGCCGGCCAGCGCAAGGTGGCCGCCGCGTTCGTCCGTAAGATCGACGGCCCCTACGAGGACCTGATTCGTCCGCACGACTGGTCGTACGCCGGTGGCGGATCCGGCGGCAGCGGCATTACCACCCTGCCGCACATGCGCGACCTGGTCATTCGTGGCCCGCTCAAGACGACCGGCATCTCGACCACGTCGAGCCGCCAGAAGGTCTTCACCTGCCGGCCGACGTCGCCCGGTGACGAAGCGGCGTGCGCGCGCCAGATCGTCACGCGCCTGGGCGCGACCGCGTACCGCCGTCCGCTGGCCGCTGCTGAAGTCGATCGGCTGATGCCGTTCTACGAGTCGTCCGCCGCCAAGGGCGGTTTCGAGATGGGGGTGCGCGGCGCGCTCGAGGCGATCCTGGCCAGCCCGCACTTCATCTTCCGTCTCGAGCGCGCCCCGACGGATGCCCGCTCGGGTGGCACCTATCGCGTCGCCGACGTTGACCTCGCGTCGCGGTTGTCGTTCTTCATCTGGGGCCTGCCCCCCGACAAGGAACTGCTCGACGCCGCGGCGAAGCGCGAGTTGTCGTCGGCGGCGGGCCTCGAGAAGCACGCGCGGCGCATGCTCGCCGATCCCCGCTCCGAAGGGCTGGCCGATCGATTCGCGGCCCAGTGGCTGCGCCTGCAGGACGTCGAGAAGGTGCACCCCGACCCGAATTTCTACCCGAACTTCGACGAGAACCTGGCCGAGGCCATGCGCAACGAGACGCGCCTGTTCTTTGCCAGCCTCGTGAAGGACGATCGCAGCATTCTCGACCTGCTGACTGCCGACTACACGTTCCTGAACGAGCGGCTGGCGCGTCACTACGGCTACCGCGGCGTCACCGGCAACCAGTTCCGCCGCTTCACCTATCCGGACGACTCGCGCCGCGGCGTGCTCGGCCAGGGCAGCGTGCTGGTGCAGACCTCGATGGCCAACCGCACCTCGCCGGTGCTGCGCGGCAAGTGGGTGATGGAAGTGCTGCTCGGCACGCCCCCGCCCCCGCCGCCGCCCGACGTCCCGGATCTCGAGGCCGCCGGCGAAGCCAAGGAAGGGCGCCTGCTGACGACGCGCGAGAAGATGGAGATCCACCGGAAGAACGCGACCTGCAACTCGTGTCACCGGTTCATGGATCCGATTGGCCTCGCGCTCGACAACTTCGACGTCACCGGCAAGTGGCGGGTGCGCGAGAACGGCATGCCGCTCGACACCACCGGCGACTTCTACGACGGCACCCCGGTGACGTCGCTGGCCGAGTTGTCGGCCGTGCTCAGCAAGCGGCCGACGCCGCTGGTGCGCAACTTCACCGACAACCTGATGGCCTACGCGCTCGGCCGCCGGGTCGAGTATTACGACCAGCCGACGATTCGCGCGATTGCGAAGTCGGCCGAAGCGAGCAACTACAAGCTGTCCTCGTTCGTCCTCGGCGTCGTGAAGAGCGATGCCTTCCGGATGAAGCGGGTAGAGACCGAAGTCACCACGACCGAAACCAAGGCAGGGAGATAA
- a CDS encoding DUF1552 domain-containing protein, producing the protein MPRRTFIRGAMGAAVALPFLDAMVAAKGIGAAPAAAERTRLICIEEVHGLAGCNKWGATKHLFAPEQVGADFTMVADSALSSLEPYRDYLTIVSNTDVRMAEAFTAPEIGGDHFRSSAVFLTQSHPKQTQGSDIWAGTSFDQFYAQKYGQATPLPSMQFCIENLDQAGGCTYNYSCAYTDSISWASPNEPLPMIRDPRVAFDMLFGTGGSPQDRIARRQSRRSILDWIQGEVASVRSELGTGDKNRLDRYLTNVREVERRIQAIEARNSSGEQRELPEAPAGVPDSFSEHMKLMFDLQVLALETDMTRIISFKTGRDSQNRVFPESGSLQPFHPASHHGDREDRILEFNKICKYRVSQVTYLLDRMKESMEGDQNLLDKTMIVWGSPMADPNVHNHRRCPLILLGHANGALKGNLHIKAANDTPMANAFMAMAEGLGMEMDHFGDSTGKLSLTQAMPSTAAV; encoded by the coding sequence ATGCCGCGTCGCACATTCATCCGGGGAGCCATGGGCGCCGCGGTGGCGCTGCCGTTCCTGGATGCAATGGTGGCCGCCAAGGGCATTGGCGCCGCGCCGGCGGCGGCCGAGCGCACCCGCCTGATCTGCATCGAAGAGGTGCACGGCCTGGCCGGCTGCAACAAGTGGGGCGCGACCAAGCACCTGTTCGCGCCCGAGCAGGTCGGCGCCGACTTCACCATGGTTGCCGACAGCGCGCTCAGTTCGCTCGAGCCGTATCGCGACTACCTGACGATTGTCAGCAACACCGACGTCCGCATGGCCGAGGCGTTCACCGCCCCGGAAATTGGCGGCGACCACTTCCGCTCGAGCGCGGTGTTCCTGACCCAGTCGCACCCGAAACAGACGCAGGGCTCCGACATCTGGGCCGGCACCTCGTTCGACCAGTTCTATGCCCAGAAGTACGGGCAGGCGACGCCGCTGCCGTCGATGCAGTTCTGCATCGAGAACCTCGACCAGGCCGGCGGCTGCACCTACAACTACTCGTGCGCCTACACCGACTCGATCAGCTGGGCCTCGCCCAACGAACCGCTGCCGATGATTCGCGACCCGCGCGTCGCGTTCGACATGCTGTTCGGCACCGGCGGCTCGCCGCAGGATCGCATTGCCCGCCGCCAGTCGCGCCGCAGCATCCTCGACTGGATCCAGGGTGAAGTGGCCAGCGTGCGCAGCGAGCTCGGCACCGGCGACAAGAACCGCCTCGATCGCTACCTGACCAACGTTCGCGAGGTCGAGCGCCGCATCCAGGCCATCGAAGCGCGCAACAGCAGCGGCGAACAGCGCGAGCTGCCCGAGGCGCCGGCCGGCGTGCCCGACTCGTTCTCGGAGCACATGAAGCTGATGTTCGACCTGCAGGTGCTCGCGCTCGAGACCGACATGACGCGCATCATCTCGTTCAAGACCGGCCGCGACTCGCAGAACCGCGTGTTCCCCGAGAGCGGTTCGCTCCAGCCGTTCCACCCCGCGTCGCACCACGGCGACCGCGAAGACCGGATCCTCGAATTCAACAAGATCTGCAAGTACCGCGTCAGCCAGGTGACCTACCTCCTCGATCGCATGAAGGAATCGATGGAAGGCGACCAGAACCTGCTGGACAAGACGATGATCGTGTGGGGCTCGCCGATGGCGGATCCAAACGTGCACAATCACCGCCGCTGCCCGCTGATCCTGCTGGGCCACGCCAACGGCGCGCTCAAGGGCAACCTGCACATCAAGGCCGCCAACGACACGCCGATGGCCAACGCGTTCATGGCCATGGCCGAGGGGCTCGGCATGGAAATGGATCACTTCGGCGACAGCACGGGCAAGCTCTCGCTCACGCAAGCGATGCCGTCGACGGCCGCGGTCTGA
- a CDS encoding serine hydrolase domain-containing protein, whose amino-acid sequence MPTAIRLVLIALFAAGSPQAASAQVSTSPALAGQVDAIFSRFTPDTPGCAVAVYQNGRTIFAKGYGSANLEYGVPITPATPFIVGSVSKQFTAAAIALLVEEQRLALTDDVRKYVPELADYGTPITIAHLVHHTSGLRDWWELVALAGLRFDDTYAVTDVLEMTARQRGLNFKPGDRYLYSNTGYIVLGIVVQRVTGKTLREFAAERIFGPLEMTNSHYQDDHTQPVRGRAYAYSPPVNGRYAINVWNNDLVGQGGVMTTVVDLAKWDDNFSTGRVGGQGFLTRQLERGQLNDGTTLNYAFGVTVGTYRGLDLVEHTGSTGGYRAVLTRFPTHKTTVAVLCNVSNAEPATLAHRVADHLLGAAFTGPAPAPSPSAVAAAAAARAGAATPVQSVEAMGLLAGQYYSEELNANYEITVNGSSLTLKRPRAVPETLTLIDAAFLRSSVGTLRFTVGSGGRATSFVLTGSRVQDIVFVRR is encoded by the coding sequence ATGCCGACCGCCATTCGACTCGTCCTGATTGCGCTTTTCGCCGCCGGCTCGCCACAGGCCGCCTCGGCACAGGTGTCCACGTCTCCTGCGTTGGCCGGTCAGGTCGACGCGATCTTTTCCCGTTTCACGCCAGATACGCCTGGTTGTGCGGTCGCCGTGTACCAGAACGGCCGGACCATCTTCGCCAAGGGGTACGGCTCGGCCAATCTCGAGTACGGCGTGCCCATCACCCCGGCCACGCCGTTCATCGTGGGCAGCGTCTCGAAGCAGTTCACCGCCGCGGCGATTGCGCTCCTGGTCGAGGAGCAGCGGCTGGCGCTCACCGACGATGTGCGGAAATACGTGCCGGAGCTGGCGGATTACGGCACACCGATCACGATCGCCCATCTCGTGCACCACACCAGCGGGCTGCGTGACTGGTGGGAGCTGGTGGCCCTGGCGGGCCTGCGTTTCGACGACACCTACGCGGTGACGGATGTCCTCGAGATGACTGCCCGGCAGCGCGGCCTCAACTTCAAACCCGGCGATCGGTATCTCTACAGCAACACCGGCTACATTGTCCTCGGCATCGTCGTCCAGCGGGTGACCGGCAAGACGCTGCGCGAGTTTGCCGCCGAGCGAATCTTCGGCCCACTGGAGATGACCAATTCGCACTACCAGGACGATCACACGCAACCCGTGCGGGGGCGCGCGTACGCCTACAGCCCTCCAGTGAACGGCCGCTACGCGATCAACGTGTGGAACAACGATCTGGTCGGGCAGGGGGGCGTGATGACGACGGTGGTCGATCTCGCCAAGTGGGACGACAACTTCTCCACCGGCCGCGTCGGTGGGCAGGGGTTTCTGACGCGTCAGCTCGAGCGCGGCCAGCTGAACGACGGGACGACCCTCAACTACGCGTTCGGCGTGACCGTCGGCACCTATCGCGGACTCGACCTCGTTGAACACACCGGCAGCACCGGTGGCTATCGGGCGGTGCTCACGCGGTTCCCGACACACAAGACGACCGTCGCCGTGCTCTGCAATGTCAGCAACGCCGAGCCGGCGACACTGGCTCACCGCGTAGCCGATCACCTGCTGGGCGCCGCCTTTACCGGCCCCGCGCCCGCGCCGTCCCCGTCAGCTGTGGCCGCCGCGGCGGCGGCTCGCGCCGGTGCCGCCACGCCGGTGCAGTCGGTGGAGGCGATGGGCCTGTTGGCGGGCCAGTACTATTCGGAAGAGCTCAACGCCAACTACGAGATCACCGTCAACGGATCGTCGCTCACGTTGAAGCGGCCACGGGCCGTTCCCGAGACGCTGACGCTCATTGATGCGGCCTTTCTTCGCAGCTCGGTCGGGACCCTGCGCTTCACGGTGGGAAGTGGCGGGCGTGCCACCAGTTTCGTCCTTACGGGCAGCCGCGTTCAGGACATCGTGTTCGTGCGCCGGTAG
- a CDS encoding creatininase family protein: MTMTMTKMLGASLLLVGAVSTSIFAQRPPRAPLTPEQEAERKARQAATAIAEGVRPIDMLDSVWIEELSWMEVRDLMKDGYTTVFLGTGGVEKNGPYTATGKHNYVLKTTLEVIARKNTKTLVAPLVTWEPCDPDRDGLTPGSFCVSQETYRALLRDAITSLKSQGFKDIVMVAESGGNPPAMIEVASELNAKWKGSPSRVFYLSEYYEEDKWSYNYLKQTLGIVQVPDVQSATRWDIHDDYHYEALVAVQDPKLVHAEQRIKAGKFSIYGVEIGSIEKLVENGKKLADYRADITIRALKKAQAAFTPASQ, translated from the coding sequence ATGACCATGACCATGACCAAGATGCTCGGTGCGTCGCTGTTGCTTGTCGGTGCCGTCTCCACCTCGATCTTTGCGCAGCGCCCGCCGCGCGCGCCGCTCACACCCGAGCAGGAAGCCGAGCGCAAGGCGCGTCAGGCCGCCACCGCCATCGCCGAGGGCGTGCGCCCCATCGACATGCTCGATTCGGTCTGGATTGAAGAGCTGTCGTGGATGGAAGTGCGCGACCTCATGAAGGACGGCTACACGACGGTGTTCCTCGGCACCGGCGGCGTCGAGAAGAACGGGCCATACACTGCCACCGGCAAGCACAACTACGTGTTGAAGACCACGCTCGAGGTGATTGCGAGAAAGAACACCAAGACCCTGGTGGCACCGCTCGTCACGTGGGAGCCGTGCGATCCGGACCGCGACGGCTTGACGCCCGGCTCGTTCTGCGTCAGCCAGGAGACCTATCGCGCGCTGCTGCGCGACGCGATTACCAGCCTCAAGAGCCAGGGTTTCAAGGACATCGTCATGGTCGCCGAAAGCGGCGGCAACCCGCCGGCGATGATCGAGGTCGCGAGCGAACTGAACGCCAAGTGGAAAGGCAGCCCGTCGCGCGTGTTCTATCTGTCCGAGTACTACGAAGAGGACAAATGGAGCTACAACTACCTGAAGCAGACCCTCGGCATCGTCCAGGTGCCCGACGTCCAGTCAGCGACGCGCTGGGACATTCACGACGACTACCACTACGAGGCGCTCGTGGCGGTCCAGGATCCGAAGCTGGTGCACGCCGAGCAGCGCATCAAGGCCGGCAAGTTCAGCATTTACGGGGTGGAGATCGGCTCGATCGAAAAGCTGGTCGAGAACGGAAAGAAGCTGGCTGACTATCGCGCCGACATCACGATCAGGGCGCTGAAGAAGGCGCAGGCGGCGTTCACGCCTGCGAGCCAATAA
- a CDS encoding ankyrin repeat domain-containing protein, which produces MKRHVSISLAIALVLTTALGAQQRVSPIADAAMRGDQAAVRDLLKQGADVNGAQGDGMSALHWAAERGDAELAEMLIYAGANIAAVTRIGQYTPLHLAAKSGSAPLARTLLKAGADVNARSTNSGASPLHLAASAGSAEIINILLDAKADINAVEGEAGQTPLIFAAGLNRVDAVKALLARGADAAVTTKVIDIPKFNALDRAAADRQRKVLEGFVGKDTEAKPSPSQVQAAIQAGREIVRSGKIPPPDPNAPPDPRANFNPEEINPPVATKGGMTALLHAARQGYLEAAEALLDGGANIDQQNAGDGTTPLLTAIINGQFDTAMMLIKRGANTNIAAKNNGVAPLWAAANTPWQPRTRFPQPQEMELQKHTYLEVMQALLDKGADPNHRIGSHPWYLVYTGCGNRNCGLADTSGSTAFWRAAYGVDVMAMKLLVAYGADPNIATMSPRERARRGGDFVAGGGQPQGAGGAIMPTAEKDMEKYDAPAIPYGGPGAFPIHAATGVEYGEGFAGNAHRHAPEAWMAAVKYLVEELGADVNHRDNDGYTPLHHAAARGDNEMILYLVSKGADPKAVARSGQTTADMANGPVQRLSAIPETIELLMKLGSKNNNRCVTC; this is translated from the coding sequence ATGAAGCGTCACGTTTCCATCAGTCTGGCTATTGCGTTGGTCCTGACGACCGCGCTCGGCGCGCAACAGCGGGTCTCACCGATCGCCGACGCCGCCATGCGCGGCGACCAGGCCGCCGTCCGCGATCTGCTGAAGCAGGGCGCCGACGTCAACGGCGCGCAGGGCGACGGCATGAGCGCGCTGCACTGGGCCGCCGAACGCGGCGATGCCGAACTGGCCGAGATGCTGATTTACGCCGGCGCCAACATTGCTGCGGTGACGCGCATCGGGCAGTACACGCCGCTGCACCTGGCCGCCAAGTCGGGCAGCGCCCCGCTGGCCAGGACGCTGCTCAAGGCCGGCGCCGACGTCAACGCGCGCTCGACCAACAGCGGCGCCTCGCCGCTGCACCTGGCCGCCTCGGCCGGCAGCGCCGAGATCATCAACATCCTGCTCGATGCCAAGGCCGACATCAACGCCGTGGAAGGGGAAGCGGGCCAGACGCCGCTGATCTTCGCGGCCGGCCTCAACCGCGTCGACGCGGTCAAGGCCCTGCTGGCGCGCGGTGCCGATGCCGCGGTGACCACCAAGGTGATCGACATCCCGAAGTTCAACGCGCTCGACCGCGCTGCTGCTGACCGCCAGCGCAAGGTGCTCGAGGGTTTCGTCGGCAAGGACACCGAAGCCAAGCCCTCGCCCAGCCAGGTGCAGGCCGCGATCCAGGCCGGCCGCGAGATCGTGCGTTCGGGCAAGATCCCGCCGCCGGATCCGAACGCGCCGCCCGACCCGCGCGCCAACTTCAACCCCGAGGAGATCAACCCGCCGGTCGCCACCAAGGGCGGCATGACGGCGCTGCTGCACGCGGCGCGCCAGGGCTACCTCGAAGCCGCCGAGGCGCTGCTCGATGGTGGCGCCAACATCGACCAGCAGAACGCCGGTGACGGCACCACGCCGCTGCTCACCGCCATCATCAACGGCCAGTTCGACACCGCGATGATGCTGATCAAGCGCGGCGCCAACACCAACATCGCGGCCAAGAACAACGGTGTTGCGCCGCTGTGGGCCGCCGCCAACACCCCGTGGCAGCCGCGCACCCGTTTCCCGCAACCGCAGGAAATGGAGCTGCAGAAGCACACCTACCTCGAGGTGATGCAGGCGCTGCTCGACAAGGGCGCGGACCCGAATCACCGGATCGGCTCGCACCCCTGGTACCTCGTCTACACCGGCTGCGGCAACCGCAACTGCGGCCTTGCCGACACCTCGGGCTCGACCGCGTTCTGGCGCGCCGCCTACGGCGTGGACGTCATGGCGATGAAACTGCTGGTGGCCTACGGCGCCGACCCGAACATTGCGACCATGTCGCCTCGCGAACGCGCCCGCCGCGGCGGTGACTTCGTCGCCGGTGGGGGCCAGCCGCAGGGCGCCGGCGGCGCGATCATGCCGACCGCCGAGAAGGACATGGAGAAGTACGACGCGCCGGCCATTCCGTACGGCGGCCCTGGCGCCTTCCCGATTCATGCCGCCACCGGTGTCGAGTACGGCGAAGGCTTCGCCGGTAACGCCCACCGCCACGCGCCGGAAGCGTGGATGGCGGCCGTGAAATACCTGGTCGAGGAGCTTGGCGCCGACGTCAACCACCGCGACAACGACGGCTATACGCCGCTGCATCACGCGGCCGCCCGCGGCGACAACGAGATGATCCTGTACCTGGTCAGCAAGGGTGCCGATCCGAAGGCCGTCGCGCGCAGCGGCCAGACGACGGCCGATATGGCCAACGGTCCGGTGCAGCGCCTGTCGGCCATTCCCGAGACCATCGAGTTGCTGATGAAGCTCGGCTCGAAGAACAACAATCGCTGCGTGACGTGCTAG
- a CDS encoding molybdopterin-dependent oxidoreductase: MNRRDVMKTGLAVAALGAASNFDWILPALAQGEVMVPFSDSHQTFNANPAIDRRLFDTRTLSGAYTPTDQFFTTQHYGHPEVDAAAYRLKVGGEVNSPKSLSLDEIRKMGSTELIAGFECSGNRRPVQGLIGNGRWTGVPLKTVLDAAGLKADAHEIVFFGADRGKETVAFRGTNFEVEQQYGRSLPRARALASDPAPFLAYALNGEPLTKHQGAPLRLIVPGWYGAPNVKWLSEIVAQPDPYMGKFQTHWYRTLKGEMINGEMKWVETGITRLNLKSFVARVTKTGNAHKLTTIVLNDGTPIKSVEVKIDDGPWHAATADSSTTAKYGWKLYHYTWNGASAGEHTVISRVTDANGKVQPTEADLANKKTFLEDNSQHPRKVMIS; encoded by the coding sequence ATGAACCGTCGTGACGTGATGAAGACCGGGCTGGCCGTGGCGGCTCTCGGCGCGGCGAGCAACTTCGATTGGATCCTCCCTGCGTTAGCGCAGGGCGAAGTGATGGTGCCGTTCTCCGATTCGCACCAGACCTTCAACGCCAATCCCGCGATCGATCGGCGGTTGTTCGACACGCGCACGCTGAGCGGCGCCTACACGCCCACCGACCAGTTCTTCACCACGCAGCACTACGGCCATCCCGAAGTGGACGCCGCCGCGTACCGCCTGAAGGTTGGCGGCGAGGTGAACTCGCCGAAGTCGCTGTCGCTCGATGAGATTCGCAAGATGGGCAGCACCGAGCTCATCGCCGGCTTCGAATGCTCGGGCAACCGCCGCCCGGTGCAGGGCCTGATCGGCAACGGCCGCTGGACCGGCGTGCCGCTCAAGACCGTGCTCGACGCCGCCGGCCTCAAGGCCGACGCGCACGAGATCGTGTTCTTCGGCGCCGATCGCGGCAAGGAAACCGTTGCGTTCCGCGGCACCAACTTCGAGGTCGAACAGCAGTACGGCCGCAGCCTCCCGCGCGCCCGCGCGCTCGCCAGCGACCCCGCGCCGTTCCTCGCCTATGCGCTCAACGGCGAGCCGCTCACCAAGCACCAGGGCGCGCCGCTGCGCCTGATCGTGCCGGGTTGGTACGGCGCCCCGAACGTGAAGTGGCTGTCCGAGATCGTCGCGCAGCCCGATCCCTACATGGGCAAGTTCCAGACCCACTGGTACCGCACGCTCAAGGGCGAGATGATCAACGGCGAGATGAAGTGGGTCGAGACCGGCATCACGCGTCTCAACCTGAAGTCCTTCGTCGCCCGCGTCACCAAGACCGGCAACGCGCACAAGCTGACCACCATCGTGCTGAACGACGGCACCCCGATCAAGTCGGTCGAAGTGAAGATCGACGATGGTCCGTGGCACGCCGCGACGGCCGATTCGTCAACGACGGCGAAGTACGGGTGGAAACTCTACCACTACACCTGGAACGGCGCCAGCGCCGGCGAGCACACCGTGATCTCGCGCGTCACCGACGCCAATGGCAAGGTGCAGCCCACCGAAGCCGACCTCGCGAACAAGAAGACCTTCCTCGAGGACAACTCGCAGCATCCCCGCAAGGTGATGATTTCCTGA
- a CDS encoding class I SAM-dependent methyltransferase encodes MVSATASAQAAAGQKPFEPQVGQAGKDVVWVPTPQAVVDKMLDMAEVTKDDFVMDLGSGDGRTVITAAKRGARAMGVEYNPDMVELSKKNAEAAGVSARATFVKADLFETDFSKADVITMFLLPSINMKLRPKLLDLKPGTRIASNTFTMEDWQADETSTETDGCSSSWCTALFWIVPAKVEGTWGTPSGDLKLTQTFQMISGTLGNQAIQGRLRGAEITFTAGNTKYAGTVDGNTIKLTSPSAMTATKK; translated from the coding sequence ATGGTCAGCGCGACGGCGTCCGCGCAGGCCGCGGCCGGCCAGAAGCCCTTCGAGCCCCAGGTCGGGCAGGCCGGCAAGGACGTGGTATGGGTCCCCACCCCCCAGGCCGTCGTCGACAAGATGCTCGACATGGCCGAGGTCACCAAGGACGACTTCGTGATGGACCTGGGTTCGGGCGACGGCCGCACCGTGATCACCGCCGCCAAGCGCGGCGCGCGGGCGATGGGCGTTGAGTACAACCCCGACATGGTGGAGCTGTCGAAAAAGAACGCCGAGGCGGCGGGGGTCTCCGCCCGCGCGACGTTCGTGAAGGCTGACTTGTTCGAGACCGATTTTTCGAAGGCCGACGTCATCACCATGTTCCTGCTGCCCTCGATCAACATGAAGCTTCGCCCGAAGCTGCTCGACCTGAAGCCGGGCACGCGCATCGCGTCGAACACGTTCACCATGGAAGACTGGCAGGCCGACGAGACCTCGACCGAGACCGATGGCTGCTCGAGCAGCTGGTGCACGGCGCTGTTCTGGATCGTGCCGGCCAAGGTGGAAGGCACGTGGGGCACGCCGAGCGGCGACCTCAAGCTGACGCAGACGTTCCAGATGATTTCGGGAACCCTCGGCAACCAGGCCATCCAGGGCCGCCTGCGCGGTGCCGAGATCACGTTCACGGCCGGGAACACGAAGTACGCCGGCACGGTTGACGGCAACACCATCAAGCTGACGTCGCCATCGGCGATGACGGCGACAAAGAAATAG